A window of the Hypanus sabinus isolate sHypSab1 chromosome 25, sHypSab1.hap1, whole genome shotgun sequence genome harbors these coding sequences:
- the LOC132380937 gene encoding general transcription factor II-I repeat domain-containing protein 2-like has protein sequence MENSKKRKVTEENRTFNDTWTDSFAFTVDETGLPVCLICNEKLANNKKSNVAKHFQNKHAAFAQKYPDGDERKKAVSELMRKVDLSKNHFQKWMKSGKSTTYASYIAAQEIVRHGKQFTDGEYIKESFIKISEHLFTDFKNKSEIVQKIRDMPLSAKTVKDRTIKMAEDITRQQIKDINSAVAYSIACDESKDKGDIEQIALFCRYVNSAGPQEELIELIPLKDQTRGEDICEAVLNCLRAKGIKTTHLVSVATDGAPNMMGTHKGFVALLQKSLDRKLLTFHCILHQEALCAQTFPPECTEVMDVVIQIVNKIMAKSLNHRQFRLLLDELESAYSDLLLHNKVRWLSKGEVLKRFVACLEEVKTFLGSKGLTFPELEQPEWLEKLHFMVDMTAHLNTLNTALQGKGRTALHMLEDVLAFERKLTVLARDLQKGTLSHLPNLREFKQGHDMIISEYLHSAIIAMQTSFGKRFCEFREEKKHIILPGHSLKHRSFPTEYDCIGRCEST, from the coding sequence atggagaattctaaaaaaagaaaagtgactgaagaaaacagaacgtttaatgatacgtggacagattcatttgctttcactgttgacgagactggtttaccagtatgcttaatatgcaatgagaaactagcaaacaacaaaaagtcaaatgtcgcaaagcatttccagaataaacacgcagcctttgctcaaaaatatccggatggagatgagagaaaaaaagccgtttcggaactgatgcggaaggttgatctgagcaaaaatcatttccagaaatggatgaagtctggaaaatcaacgacatacgccagttatattgccgctcaggaaatagtcaggcacgggaagcagtttacagatggtgaatatataaaagaatctttcattaagatttcagaacatctattcacggactttaaaaacaagagtgaaattgtgcagaaaatcagggatatgcccctctctgcaaagactgtcaaagacagaaccataaaaatggcagaagacatcacaagacagcaaattaaagacatcaattcagctgtggcctactcgattgcctgtgacgagtctaaagacaaaggtgatattgaacaaatagcgttgttctgccggtatgtaaactctgccgggccacaggaagaactgattgagttgatacctctaaaagaccaaacacggggggaggacatctgtgaggctgtcttgaattgtttaagagccaaaggaataaagaccacccatctggtgtcagtagctactgatggggcaccgaatatgatgggaacgcacaagggatttgtggctttactgcagaagtcgctggacagaaagctgctgacttttcactgcatcttgcaccaagaggcactgtgcgctcaaacatttcctccggaatgcacagaagtaatggatgttgtcattcagattgtcaataaaataatggcaaaaagtttaaatcaccgtcaattccgtttgttactggacgagctggaaagcgcatattctgatctcctgctgcacaataaagtccggtggctgtccaaaggggaggtgctgaaacgctttgtcgcgtgtctggaagaagtgaaaactttcctgggcagcaaagggctcacctttcctgagctggaacagccagagtggctggaaaagctacacttcatggtagacatgacagcgcacctgaacacgctgaacacagctcttcaggggaaaggacgcacagccctgcacatgttggaggatgtcttggcattcgagcgcaagttgacagtgcttgccagagatttacagaaaggcactttgtctcacttacccaatttgagagagttcaaacaaggtcacgacatgataatttcggagtatttacattctgcaatcatcgcaatgcaaacatcgtttgggaaacgcttctgtgagttcagagaggaaaaaaaacacattatccttcccggtcactcccttaagcatcgatccttccctactgaatacgactgcattggcaggtgtgagtcaacctga